A window of Miscanthus floridulus cultivar M001 chromosome 12, ASM1932011v1, whole genome shotgun sequence genomic DNA:
TCCACGCCGTCGACCGCGCCGGGGCACACGAACTCCCACATGTGCTTCTTCCTCCCGTGGCCCTCCGCCTCGGCGCGCTTCGCCCGGGGCCTCCGGTGCTCCTGCTCCCCGCCGATGGGCTCCTTGCCCCAGAACCACGGGTGGATGAGCACGATGCCCTTTAGGCCGCCCGACGCGCCCTGCTTGACGTCCGGGTGCATGGCCAGGTGGTGGCAGATGTTGCCGCCGGCGCTGTCGCCGACCAGGAACACGCGGGCGAGGTCGCCGTGCGTCGCCAGCCACGTGTCCGCTGCAGAGAGCACCCACTTGAGAGCCGCCAGGGAGTCCTCGTACGCGGCGGGGAGCATGTGCTCCGGCGCGAGGCGGTAGTCGACAGAGACGGCCACGGCGGGGCAGGCGGCGACGAGGTCGTTGACGAAGTGGTGGTACACGCAGGAGCCCGCCGAACCCATCACGAAGCCGCCGCCGTGGAAGTAGACGACGACGGGGAGCTTGGTGGCCTTCTTCTTCTCAACGTCGTCGTCGCCTGAGCTAGTGGCTTCGGGCGGGAGGTACAGCCGCACGAAGGTGGAGGGCGAGAGGGGCACGTCCTTGGACTCCACGCCTGTGGCGGCGTCGTGGCCGGGCTGGTCGAACGGCATGATGAGGGGCCGCTCGAGGCGGCCGCTCTTGTAAACCAGGAGGAGCGGGGAGAAGTCGTGGACTACCTCGTTGTCGCCGTTGGTTCCCGTGGCGCCCGGCATTGTGTGTGCAAGGGTGACAACTCGCCGGAGTGTCTGCTGGTTTGTTTCGTGGCTTCAGACTTTCTCCAGTAACCGCTACGTACTTGTAAGCTCAGAAGCGATATGGACCTTCATGGCGACGCATGTGCTGGGTGGGCAGGCCGCAGGCGGCTGTTGTGGGATTGGTGAGCCATGAATGTCCTCAATTCGTCGGTTCCATTTCCATGTCAGGCTGCTGTCAGCCCCGAGCGGACGATATCAATATACATCCTGTTCGGGCTTATACGGTCGTATACGAtcatttttctcttacaccaaaccagccatcTATTACACTAAATcaaccaaaccaaccagcagtaaataatctacgatcatttacgacgaaacgaacatgcTGATAATGTTTGAGACTAGATATTGTTTGTCTTGTAATAATGTATATATTCTGATTTGGTTGTTATTTGCATTTTATTGCTGGATGTACATATAACATGCTACATCCTTACAAACATATACACGTACTCCCTTGTACTCCCTTCGTCTAAAAAAAAGTTATTCTCGCTTCCCGAAAAGTCAATAACTTTTAACATTGACCaatatatttaacaaaatattaatatctatagcacataattagtatcattacgtagattgttgaatatattttcgtaataaatttatttggagatataaatgttgcatttattttctataaacctagtcaaagttgagaaagtttggcCAGCGTGATTTCCATAGCGACTCTTTTTAGGGAAGGAGGGAGTACACTATATGCACATACACTATACCTATATTTCAGAGTTGGGCCAAAAGTTTTGAAATGGGCGTGTTTGGGACTGCTTCATGAACTCTGCTCCACAAATTACATCGTGGAGTAGCTCCATAAAAACCTAGAGTTTGTGAAGCATCACTTTAGGTGCTCGCACAGCTTCATCTTTTTTTTCAGCAGAGCTACGTAGCACACTGGAGCTGAACCTGTTTGGCTAAAAAACATAGAGTGGGGCAatcccaaacaccccctaacgaAGTTAACACAAGTGTCTTGCTATTGAAGGATCAGCTCTACTACTAGAAAGATTCCATTTAACATGGGTTTTCGCTTTGTTATTGAATTCCATGTTtacaaatataaatatttattatGAGCTTGTTTTAAGTCAAGGTATTGCAATTGTAACCTTCTAAGCTAAACTATTCTAAAGGCTGGCTTCGGCTCCTCCGAAAAAGGCTTCGCTCTAGAAGTTTTGTCAAATGAGCCCCAATTTTAGCAAAATTCATATAGAACAATCATAGCATCTAGCACATCAAAGAAACTAAACTACGAAAGTCCTTTTCATGTAGTTCTAATGACGACGCTTTGTTTAATTTTACTCAAACTTGGATTGTTTGACGTAGAAGTTAGAACTTACTTTGAGCTTGTATATAGACCTCAAAAAATACATGGACGACACCGTGCTCGAATCTTGGTACAGTCCCACAGTGGCGTCCAGGAGTTGGTAACTTCGTTCTCAATgctaaacgatcgtggattatttattgctggttggtttggtgtaagaaaaaaacactattcctagctagaaatttacgatcgtttacgagcaaacgaacaggctgataacgGTTACGATCCTTTCACAAGGACACAACCTCTGGGCTCTGCCTGCTCGTCAATTCGTATGCATGTTATGTGATGTCACTGTCACCCACTacctaaaaaatgatttttagcaacgatttgaattttttgtaggggcggctagtgatagagccgcccctatatTGGCGTGTTCGGGTGTCCagacactagccgcccctacaaatagaacagcaggggcaactggtgatacgagccgcccctgtAAATAGGGtttgatttgtagggacgactcaaTCACCAGCTACCTCCGGAGttgttatttgtaggggcggctggtgattgagcctcCCCTACAAATACCCCTTataaatagctccgatttgtaggggcggctcaatcatcagccgtccctacaaatgacccacatataaaataaCTGCAACACATTCTTTCTCCTCGAGTCACTCacttcaacccgtgaaagaaaggtgtggAGGTCTTGGGCACCTCCAAAAATTATTCTACTAAGAGGGGAGGGTTTtcgtctcaaatcctttggtggagaggttgtagaaggtaaaaaaatgctattccacactttttttttaagttttaatggttggttagtgagtaattagagttttgtttttctctctcttctatggtgctttagctacttatgaacaaattagatccaagttttaaatgtactaaggTAAATTagagaggggaacaagatcatacccttacttggtccatgtttcttgattttagtgaacaattagttagttttatgcatgttttatgtgcatgtagatctagatctagggtttgatttttttattaattttgtttttgtaaatttatgtttgataaaattggactagggtttgtatgaaaaatattgggtaaagtataattgttgctaattgttgtctttgaaattgtttattataatcaataaatatgtattttaattatttatggataaatggatcattaattaattttcctctaccatggtgtgtttgtatgcttcatgtaattatattagatttatattcatatatatctgaagtatatacaattattctcaagtaattattaatttgattcacttttatatatatctgaataagtagtccttcaatgtttgttttgttgttgtcataaaagatggagtacaggaactcttggatgtatggttcgttaaggttcaaggcaggtttctatgaagaggtggataaatttattgaagccgcaaagaagcatgcaacgacattgaaagagaataaggatataattatttgcccctataaagattgcaaaaatcgtatggcatggacagatgtgactatcatcagatcatatttgattatgcgaggatttgttgaggactatacagtgtggattcatcagggtgaaacggttattgttaacgacgaggatgaggaggaatacgatgacgaaaccatagaatccctgtcccaatattcagcagagcttgatgcacgaatggattttgagtttggcaataaACAAGGTGGTAATACTGGTGGTTGGGATagtaacgacaaaggtggtgccaataacgATGGTAGAGCACAGgtcagggatgaagatgatttgaaggacatgattcgagcccttggaccagagattttactaaatagcccgaaagatctagaaaatttagaaagggtgacaaaagcatcgaaggagactgtgtatggtgttaaaaagggctgtccgacacattggacattgctacgttttgtgcttgagctgctcatcctgaaggctaagtatagctggttagactatagtttcaatgatccaTTGCAtttcctgtcatgggtgctgccacaaccaaactcagttcccgccaacacataccaagcgaagaaggtcataagtccattgacaatgggggctaaaaaatccatgcatgccccaaccactgtatactttttcgtggcgaaacattcaagtcactcgataaatgtcctcggtgtggggccgggcataaagatggcaatggacccccgatacccgacgggtatttgatccattaggggacgagGATGGGATTATATCTTTACCcgtgggcatctaaatgggcaagaatccatctccgacgggtatagcgggtacaggaacgttccctgtttacccgtccccattacccattggggaacccgactatttgagctgtcatgcgagtattaggcccaaagaagctcaacataggtattttggcccaaatctgaacaatcatatatatagtttgtgtgttctaggaaccctagtttaaTTTTTCCTTACCATCTCCactagcagcacaagcacgcctaccTCATGAGCGCTTGTGCCCCTCGCTTTCTCAAtttggtctctctgccacctttgctcgtcctcctcgcaacctcgctccttctcctcggcatctctaagactccgacacttatacccgagtGAAGAAGAAACAGCTCTAATTGCAAAGCtatgaccccaagtgtccttgtttatcgagtATGCAGTACACATCGGGTATCTATTACCCGATTGATGCCCgatgggtacggggatgggcaagaatctatacccgagatagTTAATGGGGACGAGGATGGGATGAATTCTccatagcggggaagagaacgtttcggcgatacccgacgggtacatccctGTTGCCATCCCTTAGGGCCGGCCGgtataagaacaatgacctttacggtggggacgaagcctccatggggaaaaagaggaataagaagggtacaaaaaaggtgatacaagaatctcagctcctagaggacactccattaggcaacgatgcaaagcagagaagaattcatgccttggtaatgtggtacctgctagtgaccgaccgcttgagacatatcttcctaaaccctaaagaagccgcactcatgacatggtgggataatgagcgcaaggtggatgatgataagattgcacacctagctgattgtagtcagtggcaaaggtttgatgagaagcacaaagaattcagcgatgacccaaggaatgtatggtttggcttgagcaccgatggaataaatcccttcaatgagaggatgagcgaccacagcacttggccagtgatcttgaccatgtacaacataccaacatggttgtgtcagaagagaaagtaccacctcctcactattcttatttctggccctaaacaatcagacattgatatagacgtgttcctcgagcctttgatgcaagaaatggagagactatggaggcatAGGGAGTAGATGTATGATGCGTTTCGAAAGAAGGACTTCATacgtagagcaataatatttgttactaccaatgattaccccgcactatttgctttgtctggacagatcaaagggaagacgggatgcttggtttgcttggatggtactacatgggtgtacctggatgcatccaagaaaatagtttacctaaggaactgacgcttcttaaagacaagacacaagtaccgcaacaaattgttctttagattttatgacaacaccccgaagattgaacccccttcggagagacatcataacggagaacacgtatACAGAATAGTGAAAAACATACACGTTGTCTATGGAAAAAAGGATCTAAATGGGactaacagagatagaagcacaactcctatcgaaggcgtacctttcaagaaataatcgatcttctttcagtacctaccttattggccagacatGGAGGTCCcctatgccattgatgctatgcacgtgtagaagaatgtctttgagagtctcattgctaccttaatggagacaggcaagtcaaaggatggtctaaaagcacggaaagacatggtgcagctaaacatgatgccacagcttcacccggtacctgatgctaatggaaaatacactctgcccatggcgtgcttcaacctaacactagacgagaagagagctatatgcactttcctgagggggtcaaagtcccgactaagttttcagcaaatatgaagaagctagtgtcgatgaaggacttgtcaataacacactgtaaggctcacgattgccatgtgatgctgacagtgtttctacctattgcaatcagggctataaagccagagttcttgaaaatggccatcacccacatgtgctacttcttttcgaagatctcatagaagacgattggcaagcaagagttgagtgacctacataaatttgtggtggagacacaaaaccaactagagatgtgtttacctcctgctttttttgatataatgccacatctcatgattcacatggttcatcaaatataggcgctaggcccttgctacttgcatgaaatgtggtcctatgagcggttcatgtcggttctaagtcgatacgtgcataatcgagcatacccagagagctccatgatagagggttacagtactgaagaagtcatcgaatGCTGTCaaaagtacctaaaagtacagaaagggattggtaaacccgattctcgtcataagggtaggctggctaggaagggcaccagtggtagaaaagtgttcatcggccatgattataaagaggtgagtcgggcgcattatagtatcttgcagagtacacaactgatgcaaccgtacattgatgaacacttggcaatCATTATGGCGAAGAAAAATGGCTGTTtgaatgattgggtcatgaaacaacacaagcaatgaccaactacatggttgaaggaccaaaacataccgcctagagaaaccatagactctattaccatcagtaggttggcagaggggccatcgagacaagtgatatcttggaatgcttatgacatcaatgggtatacgtactatacccacgcaaaggatagtaaatatatgaaccaaaatagcggcattcgaatagaagctctcgatggattgggacgaaagatccaatactttggcatcattgaagagatatgggaacttgactatggaag
This region includes:
- the LOC136498594 gene encoding probable carboxylesterase 13; translation: MPGATGTNGDNEVVHDFSPLLLVYKSGRLERPLIMPFDQPGHDAATGVESKDVPLSPSTFVRLYLPPEATSSGDDDVEKKKATKLPVVVYFHGGGFVMGSAGSCVYHHFVNDLVAACPAVAVSVDYRLAPEHMLPAAYEDSLAALKWVLSAADTWLATHGDLARVFLVGDSAGGNICHHLAMHPDVKQGASGGLKGIVLIHPWFWGKEPIGGEQEHRRPRAKRAEAEGHGRKKHMWEFVCPGAVDGVDDPRMNPTAPGAPALESLACEKVMVCVAEGDHLRWRGKAYADAVARAKKVGESPAAAVEVLESEGVGHVFFLLDPEMEEAKELLGRIAAFVSAK